A region of Cheilinus undulatus linkage group 10, ASM1832078v1, whole genome shotgun sequence DNA encodes the following proteins:
- the LOC121516651 gene encoding zinc-binding protein A33-like: MASCLEEDLCCSICHDIFKHPVVLQCSHSFCKACLQRWWTEKQAQECPICKKRSLRLDPPCNLALKNLCEAFLLQRASSNSEPLCSLHSEKLRLFCLDHQQPACLVCRDSKIHASHTFRPIDEAAQDLRDKLLESLESSKNRLESFKKVKQSWDETGNYIKAQAANTEKQIKEQFRMLHRFLDKEEEARISALREEEEQKSCCMKEEVEALSRDIAALSERIRATEDELRAANISFLKNYKAAVERAQQHPLLGNPQLSSGYLINVAKHLSNLSFNIWNKMKDMVSYSPVILDPNTAGPGLMLSEDLTCVRQGQQQQLPDNPERISECCSVLGFNGFSSGTHSWDVEVGQSKMWDLALCEETADRKGDIDTGLWRIHFYDNKYAAVNPSGKAIVLSLRGQPQRIRVVLDWSRGKLSFSDSDSNAHIHTFTHTFTGKLFPYVWCGDSPALKILPKKFSVTVEQ; this comes from the coding sequence ATGGCTTCGTGTTTAGAGGAGGATCTGTGCTGCTCTATCTGCCATGACATCTTCAAACATCCTGTAGTTCTGCAATGTAGCCACAGCTTCTGTAAAGCCTGTCTCCAGAGGTGGTGGACAGAGAAACAGGCCCAGGAATGTCCGATCTGCAAGAAAAGATCTTTAAGGTTAGACCCACCTTGTAACTTGGCGTTAAAGAACCTGTGTGAGGCCTTCTTACTGCAGAGAGCTTCATCCAACTCAGAGCCTCTCTGCAGTCTACACTCTGAGAAACTCAGACTGTTCTGCCTGGATCATCAGCAGCCTGCTTGTCTCGTCTGTAGAGACTCTAAAATACACGCCAGCCACACATTCAGACCCATCGATGAAGCTGCACAGGATCTCAGGGACAAGCTCTTGGAATCACTGGAGTCCTCAAAAAATAGACTGGAGagctttaaaaaagtcaaacaaagtTGGGATGAAACAGGAAACTACATCAAGGCCCAGGCTGCAAACACAGAGAAGCAGATAAAGGAACAGTTTAGGATGCTTCACCGGTTTTTAGACAAGGAAGAGGAAGCCAGAATCTCTGcactgagggaggaagaggagcagaagagtTGTTGCAtgaaggaggaggtggaggctCTCAGCAGAGACATAGCAGCTCTTTCAGAGAGAATCAGAGCCACAGAGGACGAGCTGAGAGCTGCAAACATCTcgtttttaaaaaactacaagGCTGCAGTGGAAAGAGCCCAGCAGCACCCCCTGCTGGGGAATCCACAGTTGTCCTCAGGATATCTTATAAATGTGGCCAAACACCTGAGCAACCTGAGCTTCAACATCTGGAACAAGATGAAGGACATGGTCTCCTACAGTCCTGTGATTCTGGACCCGAACACTGCAGGTCCAGGACTTATGCTGTCTGAAGATCTGACATGTGTGAGACaaggacagcagcagcagcttcctgataatccagagagAATCAGCGAGTGTTGCTCTGTCCTCGGCTTTAATGGCTTCAGCTCAGGGACTCACAGCTGGGATGTGGAGGTTGGACAGAGCAAAATGTGGGACTTGGCCCTGTGTGAGGAGACTGCAGACAGAAAGGGAGACATAGACACAGGATTATGgagaatacatttttatgataaTAAATATGCAGCAGTCAACCCTTCAGGTAAGGCTATTGTCCTGTCTTTGAGAGGACAGCCTCAGAGGATCCGAGTGGTTCTGGACTGGAGCAGAGGAAAGCTGTCATTCTCTGATTCTGACTCtaatgcacacatacacacctttACACACACCTTTACTGGAAAGCTGTTTCCGTATGTTTGGTGTGGAGATTCACCTGCTCTGAAGATACTACCAAAGAAGTTCTCTGTGACAGTGGAACAGTGA